In Microbulbifer celer, a single window of DNA contains:
- the cmoA gene encoding carboxy-S-adenosyl-L-methionine synthase CmoA, with amino-acid sequence MSEKDNIFAKPLGEVAGFSFDQKVVEVFPDMIQRSVPGYTTIVAMIGTLAERFAQSGSRCYDLGCSLGAATLAMRHRIPAAECEIFAVDNSEAMIQQARTILAADSGQVPVQLICDDLQNVPITNASVAVLNFTLQFIPTSERREILQKIYDGLRPGGVLILSEKVAFSDGDHQELMIDLHHAFKAANGYSALEIAQKRSALENVLIPETLHDHRERLKSVGFNSVDVWFQCFNFASLIAIK; translated from the coding sequence GTGAGCGAAAAAGACAACATTTTTGCCAAGCCACTGGGAGAAGTGGCCGGGTTCAGCTTCGACCAGAAAGTGGTCGAAGTTTTCCCCGATATGATCCAGCGCTCGGTGCCGGGTTACACCACCATTGTGGCCATGATTGGCACATTGGCCGAGCGCTTCGCGCAATCCGGCAGTCGCTGTTACGACCTGGGCTGCTCCCTGGGTGCCGCCACCCTCGCTATGCGCCATCGTATTCCCGCTGCGGAGTGTGAAATCTTCGCCGTGGACAATTCCGAGGCTATGATCCAGCAGGCCCGCACCATACTGGCCGCAGACAGCGGCCAGGTACCGGTGCAGTTGATCTGTGACGACCTGCAGAACGTGCCCATCACGAATGCCTCCGTGGCGGTGCTGAACTTCACTTTGCAGTTCATCCCCACCAGCGAACGCCGGGAGATTCTACAGAAAATCTACGACGGACTGCGCCCGGGCGGCGTGCTGATCCTGTCGGAGAAAGTCGCGTTTTCCGATGGCGATCACCAGGAGCTGATGATTGACCTGCACCATGCGTTTAAAGCGGCCAACGGCTACAGTGCCCTAGAAATTGCCCAGAAGCGTAGCGCCCTGGAAAATGTGCTGATCCCGGAAACACTGCACGACCACCGCGAACGCCTGAAAAGCGTCGGCTTCAACAGCGTCGATGTCTGGTTCCAGTGTTTCAACTTTGCATCGCTGATCGCCATCAAATAA
- a CDS encoding SpoIIAA family protein gives MLKKGRDTVAAFLFREMFSTLNTVVICKAVMIEHFWHHNHDILEIRPIAELSPAEFRALAAQVDPIICEHGTLHGLLIDAGHFNGWKNFTYQISSCVFFRDQHRQVHRIAVLSDHMLIGFMPQLLNHFVAAEARPFPRNESSRALAWLLESG, from the coding sequence TTGCTCAAAAAAGGCCGCGACACCGTCGCGGCCTTTTTGTTTCGTGAAATGTTTTCTACGCTTAATACAGTTGTCATCTGTAAAGCGGTAATGATTGAGCATTTCTGGCACCACAACCACGACATTCTGGAGATCCGCCCCATAGCGGAATTGAGCCCGGCTGAGTTCAGGGCGTTGGCGGCTCAGGTGGATCCGATAATTTGTGAGCACGGCACTCTGCACGGGTTGTTGATTGATGCCGGGCACTTCAATGGTTGGAAGAACTTTACTTACCAGATTTCAAGTTGTGTCTTCTTCCGCGACCAGCACCGACAGGTGCACCGTATCGCCGTACTGTCTGACCACATGCTGATTGGCTTTATGCCGCAGCTTCTCAACCACTTTGTTGCCGCGGAAGCCCGCCCTTTTCCGCGCAACGAAAGCTCCCGCGCACTGGCATGGCTGCTTGAATCGGGGTAA
- a CDS encoding class I SAM-dependent methyltransferase, with product MQLAVTATETAAAPYAQALAEELRLEYLGVADSRNISSVAYVLECGGKLQLQATGRKAPGPILVDFVSGVAAHRRKFGGGKGQQIAKAVGMKGSFYPRVLDATAGLGRDAFVLASLGCEVQMLERNPVVHALLNDGVKRLQAAATSDPDLASIAARLKLLPRVDSAAAWLSQQPGESLPVIYLDPMFPSREKSAKVKKEMVAFHQLVGSDEDADQLMAPAIAACYYRTVVKRPRLAPWLAELKPNLALEGKSGRFDIYTRHGVPG from the coding sequence ATGCAACTGGCTGTAACTGCGACAGAAACGGCTGCGGCTCCCTATGCCCAGGCACTCGCGGAAGAGCTCCGGCTGGAGTATCTCGGCGTTGCCGACTCGCGCAACATCAGTAGCGTCGCTTATGTGTTGGAGTGCGGAGGGAAATTGCAGTTGCAGGCCACTGGCCGCAAAGCACCGGGCCCAATATTGGTGGATTTTGTGTCTGGCGTCGCCGCGCACCGGCGGAAATTTGGTGGAGGCAAGGGGCAGCAGATTGCCAAAGCCGTGGGGATGAAAGGCAGCTTTTATCCCCGGGTTCTGGACGCCACCGCGGGCCTTGGACGGGACGCTTTTGTACTGGCCTCCCTGGGTTGTGAGGTGCAGATGCTGGAGCGGAATCCCGTGGTGCACGCGTTGTTGAATGATGGGGTAAAACGCTTGCAAGCTGCTGCAACCAGCGATCCTGATCTGGCATCGATTGCGGCACGTCTGAAGTTGTTGCCTCGAGTCGATAGCGCGGCTGCCTGGCTGTCACAGCAGCCTGGGGAATCTCTGCCGGTCATTTACCTGGATCCCATGTTCCCCAGCCGGGAGAAAAGCGCGAAAGTAAAGAAGGAGATGGTTGCATTTCACCAACTGGTGGGGAGCGATGAAGACGCAGACCAGCTGATGGCGCCGGCGATAGCTGCGTGTTACTACCGCACGGTCGTAAAACGGCCGCGGTTGGCGCCCTGGCTTGCGGAGCTGAAGCCGAACCTGGCACTGGAAGGAAAATCCGGCCGGTTTGATATCTACACCCGACACGGGGTGCCGGGTTGA
- a CDS encoding OmpA family protein, with translation MKKWVAILALGSLVGCTTLDPYTQESKTSNAAKGAGAGAVAGAIIGAATASKNDRKKGAITGALGGAAIGGGVGYYMDRQEMALRQRLEGTGVRVQREGDNIRLIMPGNITFDTNRYNIRNDFTGTLDSVVLVLNEFDKTAIRVSGHTDSTGSDVTNQTLSERRAQSVADFFTSRGVAGGRVQAVGYGERYPIAGNDSDAGRQANRRVELELLPLQ, from the coding sequence ATGAAGAAGTGGGTTGCAATTCTTGCTCTTGGTTCACTGGTCGGTTGTACCACCCTGGATCCTTATACCCAGGAGAGCAAAACCAGTAATGCCGCCAAAGGGGCTGGCGCAGGTGCTGTTGCAGGCGCCATCATCGGCGCGGCTACCGCCAGCAAGAACGACCGCAAGAAAGGTGCCATTACCGGCGCGCTGGGTGGCGCGGCGATCGGTGGCGGTGTTGGTTACTACATGGATCGTCAGGAAATGGCTTTGCGCCAGCGCCTGGAAGGCACTGGTGTGCGCGTACAGCGTGAAGGCGACAATATCCGCCTGATCATGCCGGGTAACATTACTTTCGACACCAACCGTTACAATATCCGCAATGACTTCACCGGTACCCTGGATTCCGTTGTACTGGTACTGAATGAATTCGACAAAACGGCAATTCGTGTCAGCGGCCACACTGACAGCACCGGTTCTGATGTAACCAATCAGACCCTGAGTGAGCGTCGCGCCCAGTCCGTTGCTGACTTCTTTACCTCCCGCGGCGTTGCCGGCGGCCGGGTTCAGGCAGTGGGCTACGGTGAGCGTTATCCCATCGCTGGTAATGACAGCGATGCAGGTCGGCAGGCCAACCGCCGAGTGGAGCTTGAGTTGCTTCCTCTGCAGTAG
- a CDS encoding L-serine ammonia-lyase codes for MSISVFELFKIGVGPSSSHTVGPMVAARQFIADLKDQGTLAKTDRVEVSLYGSLALTGIGHGTDMAVLMGLEGESPETIDVDAIDDRLAEMEREQSIRLGGERAIPFVRDRDLLFHKETFLPQHSNGMTCRAFNGETCLFERSYFSIGGGFVLSEEDFENKEQIATVLPYDFSSAEELMTLCERHGWTIAELAMANEKAYLGEAEIKDRLWQIWEVMDASIERGCHQSGVLPGGLNVRRRAEEHYRELSKQTHEERRQGLAILDWVSLFALAVNEENAARGRIVTAPTNGAAGVIPATIAYYVQFVHDPEIHGDLKDQVVKFMLTAGAIGMLFKKNASISAAEVGCQGEIGVACSMASAGLAAVQGGSNQQVENAAEIGMEHNLGLTCDPVGGLVQVPCIERNTMGAVKAINAARLALRGSGAHIVPLDSVIETMRQTGIDMQSKYKETSLGGLAVNAVNC; via the coding sequence ATGAGCATCAGCGTATTCGAGCTGTTCAAGATCGGCGTTGGCCCCTCCAGCTCCCATACCGTGGGCCCGATGGTTGCCGCGCGGCAATTTATTGCCGACCTCAAAGATCAGGGCACACTGGCAAAAACCGATCGCGTCGAAGTAAGCCTGTACGGATCTCTGGCGCTCACCGGAATCGGCCACGGCACGGATATGGCAGTGCTGATGGGGCTGGAGGGAGAGTCCCCAGAGACCATCGACGTAGACGCGATCGATGATCGCCTTGCCGAAATGGAACGCGAGCAATCCATTCGACTCGGCGGCGAGCGCGCCATCCCGTTTGTGCGCGACCGGGATTTACTGTTCCACAAGGAGACCTTCCTGCCGCAACATTCCAATGGAATGACCTGCCGCGCTTTCAACGGCGAAACCTGCCTGTTCGAGCGCAGCTACTTCTCCATTGGCGGTGGCTTCGTGTTGTCGGAAGAGGATTTCGAGAACAAAGAGCAGATCGCCACCGTACTGCCCTACGACTTCAGCTCCGCAGAGGAGCTGATGACACTGTGTGAACGGCACGGGTGGACCATTGCCGAACTGGCCATGGCGAATGAAAAAGCGTATCTCGGCGAAGCCGAAATCAAAGATCGCCTGTGGCAGATCTGGGAAGTGATGGATGCCTCCATCGAGCGGGGCTGTCACCAGAGTGGCGTCCTGCCCGGTGGGCTGAATGTGCGTCGACGGGCGGAGGAACACTACCGGGAACTGAGCAAGCAGACCCACGAGGAGCGTCGTCAGGGGCTCGCGATCCTGGACTGGGTCAGCCTGTTTGCCCTGGCTGTCAACGAAGAGAATGCCGCTCGCGGCCGCATTGTCACCGCCCCCACCAACGGCGCCGCAGGGGTGATCCCGGCCACCATTGCCTACTACGTGCAGTTCGTACACGACCCCGAGATCCACGGCGACCTGAAAGACCAGGTCGTGAAATTCATGCTGACGGCGGGCGCCATCGGCATGCTGTTCAAGAAAAACGCCTCTATTTCGGCAGCGGAAGTGGGCTGCCAGGGAGAAATCGGCGTGGCCTGCTCCATGGCATCTGCCGGCTTGGCAGCGGTCCAGGGAGGTAGCAACCAGCAGGTTGAAAATGCCGCGGAAATCGGTATGGAACACAATTTGGGGCTAACCTGCGACCCGGTTGGCGGGCTGGTTCAGGTGCCCTGCATTGAGCGCAACACCATGGGAGCAGTGAAGGCCATCAATGCCGCCCGCCTCGCTTTGCGCGGCAGCGGTGCGCACATTGTCCCGCTGGACAGCGTGATCGAAACCATGCGTCAGACGGGCATTGATATGCAGAGCAAATACAAGGAAACCTCACTGGGGGGGCTGGCGGTCAACGCAGTGAACTGCTGA
- the cmoB gene encoding tRNA 5-methoxyuridine(34)/uridine 5-oxyacetic acid(34) synthase CmoB, with the protein MIDYTPLYAGLQHTPALRSWLPSLPNQVAAGLAPERWGDLPDWQAAFDSLPDIVPSSVSYDPVVRAGCAGDATSEQLRQLEQQLRALHPWRKGPWSLFDLHIDTEWRSDWKWDRVAPHLDDLDNRLVLDVGCGSGYHCWRLFGAGARRVLGIDPSAKFVAQFYALKKYLGMDKPVDVLPLGIEAIPPQLQAFDTTLSMGVLYHRRSPLDHLRELRETLRPGGQLLLETLVIDGGPGACLVPEGRYAKMRNVWFLPSTATLESWLRKCGFVNPRTVDLDKTRLEEQRSTDWMRFESLVDFLDPDDHSKTVEGHPAPLRATLVAEAP; encoded by the coding sequence ATGATCGACTACACCCCGCTCTACGCCGGCCTGCAGCACACCCCTGCTCTGCGCTCCTGGCTGCCCTCTTTACCCAACCAGGTTGCTGCCGGCCTCGCGCCGGAGCGCTGGGGCGACCTGCCGGACTGGCAGGCGGCTTTCGACAGTCTGCCGGATATTGTGCCCAGCAGCGTCAGCTACGACCCGGTGGTCCGCGCCGGGTGCGCAGGCGATGCCACCAGCGAACAGCTGCGACAGCTGGAGCAGCAGCTGCGCGCCCTGCATCCATGGCGCAAGGGTCCATGGAGCCTGTTCGATTTACATATCGATACCGAGTGGCGCTCGGACTGGAAATGGGACCGTGTAGCCCCCCACCTGGACGACCTGGATAACCGCCTGGTACTGGACGTAGGGTGTGGCAGCGGATATCACTGTTGGCGCCTGTTTGGGGCCGGTGCGCGACGGGTTCTGGGGATCGATCCCTCCGCCAAGTTCGTTGCCCAGTTCTACGCACTGAAAAAATACCTGGGCATGGACAAACCGGTAGACGTACTACCCCTCGGTATTGAGGCGATCCCGCCCCAACTACAGGCATTTGATACCACGCTATCCATGGGCGTACTCTACCATCGGCGCTCTCCCCTGGACCATTTGCGGGAACTGCGGGAAACCCTGCGCCCCGGTGGCCAGTTGCTGCTGGAGACGCTCGTAATCGACGGCGGTCCGGGTGCCTGCCTGGTTCCCGAAGGGCGCTACGCGAAGATGCGCAATGTGTGGTTCCTTCCCAGCACGGCCACTCTGGAAAGCTGGCTGCGCAAGTGCGGATTTGTAAACCCACGCACCGTCGATCTGGACAAAACCCGCCTGGAAGAGCAACGCAGTACCGACTGGATGCGCTTCGAGTCGCTGGTGGACTTTCTCGACCCCGACGACCACAGCAAAACCGTTGAGGGCCATCCGGCCCCGTTGCGGGCGACCCTGGTTGCCGAGGCTCCCTAA